A region of the Agrobacterium sp. RAC06 genome:
GCTTTCGCAGCCCGGAATGGACTGCTTGAGGATTTCGGGATCGTTCAGCGCACGCCAGACGGTTTCCACCGGCGCCTCGATGCGCTCGCTGCCTTGCATGTCCATCCGGTCGTCCTCCCTTGCAGATCGCGGGCTCCCTCCCGCAGTCCCAGACTGCATGGCGAAGGCGGCGGATGCAAGACTGCTAAAGCATCAGTGCAACCGACCGTCAGACGAGTACGGCCTGCTCGACGCGGTCCTGAGAGCCGAAGAAGCGGAGGTAACGCTCGACTTCCTGCGGATCCCCGGTCGCCTTGCGCGGGTTGTCGGAAAGCTTGACCGCCGGGCGACCGTTGGCTTCCGAGACCTTGCAGACAATGGAAATCGGCTTTAGGCCAGCGATCTCCACGGGCGCGCAGCCGGCGAAATCATTGGTGAGATTGGTACCCCAGCCGAAGGACATGCGAACGCGGCCGGCGAAATGGCGGTAGGTGTCGATGATCGCGTCGACGTCCAGACCGTCCGAGAAGATCAGGAGCTTCTTGCGCGGATCGCGGCCCATCTTCTTCCACCATTCGATGATCTTCTCGCCGCCTTCGATCGGGGGCGCGCTATCCGGTCGGAAACCGGTCCAGTCGGCGACCCATTCCGGTGCATGCTGGAGAAAGGACGTGGTGCCGTAAGCATCAGGCAAAACAATCAGCAGATTGCCGCCGTAGAGGCGATTCCAGTCTTTCAACACCTGATAAGGGGCTGCGGCCAGTTGCTCATCGGTCTTTGCCAGTGCTGCAACGACCATGGGCAATTCATGGGCATTGGTACCGACGGCTTCGAGATCGGAATCCATGGCAAGCAGCACATTGCTCGTGCCGGTGAAGGCCGGGCCGATACCTTCCTTCAAGGCTTCCACGCACCAGCGCTGCCAGAGGAAGCTGTGCCGGCGGCGGGTGCCGAAGTCGGAAATGCGCAGACCCGGCAATTCGCCTAGGCGCTCGACCTTCGACCACATCTTCGCCTTGGCACGCGCATAGAGCACGTCCAGAGTGAAATAGCCGAGCGAGCGCATGGCGGCCCGCGAGCGCAGCTCGTTTATGATGGCAAGCGCCGGAATTTCCCACAGCGTGGTTTCCATCCAGGAGCCGTGGAAGGTCAATTCGTATTGGCCATCGCGCTTGGAAAGTTCGTATTCAGGGAGCTGGAGATTGCCGAGCCAGGCGAGGAATTCAGGCTCGAAGATCTGAGCGCGACCGTAAAACGTGTTACCGGCCAGCCAGATCATTTCCTTTTTTGTCAACCGCAGCGAACGAACATGATCGAGCTGGTCGCGCAACTCCTGCTCGTCGATCTCGTCGGCGAGCCTGACCGAGGTCGTGCGATTGATGAGCGTGAAGGTCGCGTTCACCTGCGGATAGAGCTTCCAGATCATCTGGAGCATCAGCAGTTTGTAGAAGTCCGTATCGATCAGGCTGCGGATGATGGGATCGAGCTTCCAGGCATGATTGTAAACCCTGGTCGCGATATCTGTCTTGGTCATGATCGATTGCCTTGCCATCCGCAGGGGGACTGCGGGGGACGGCCGAAACGCTTCGGCCGTTTCCGCTGCAGTTATCGGCAATCACCGGAGGAATGTCCAGAGAGCGCCATTACGCCGCTCTCCGCAAGATTTAACCGAATTACTGGCTGGGTGTCGGGCTGGACTCCGGCACGATCTGACCCTGGCCGTTGTTCTCGCTCGGCGACGGGGCCGTCTGCTCGACCGGCTGATTTGCCGGCTCACTCGGTGCAATCGAATTGCCCCACCATTCGGCCGGGATCCAGACGAGCATGGCGAGGATCAGCCCGCCGAGCAGCACGATGAGGACCGGTTTGCCTTTAGAGCCCTGACGCGCATCCGTCGGCGTCATCGGTTCCGGCTTCAGGCCCCGCGTTCGGCGGTCGGTCGTGTCTGGAAGATCGGTTCGGCTGCTCATGTCGTTGCTCCCTGTGTCCTGAGGCGCGCAAAGCGCGAATTCTCAGGGGAAACGGGAGCTCCAGCGGGTTTGTTCCCGCAATTCTCGGGCGGCTAGTAACCAGCTGTCCGGTCGACAACGAATTCAAGGGGCTTGCCAGCCTCGAACAGGCCGATCTGCGCTTCGACATGGCGGAAGAGCGCACGAACATCGGAGGCGGCTGCGGCGTGGGGCGTCACGATCACGTTCGGCATCGACCAAAGCGGGCTGTCGGAATCGAGCGGCTCCTTTTCGAACACATCGAGGGACGCCGCCTTCAGCGTGCCGTCCTTGAGGCATTCGACCAGCTCTGCTTCCTTCTGGCTCCCGCCGCGACCGGCATTGAGAAAGATTGGACCGCCCAGGGGGCCGGAGCGACGCAGCTTGGAAAACAGAGCGCGGTCGTAGATGCCGCGTGTATCGTCCGTCAGCGGCAGCAGGCCGACCAGGATATCGGTGCGGCCGAGGAAGGCGTCGAGCCCGTTTGCATCGAAGGTTTCGACGCCATCGATCTCTTTTTCGCGACGAGACCAGCCTATGACATTAAAGCCGATGATCTTGAGCTTGTGAACGGCATCTGCGCCCAAGACCCCGAGGCCCATGACGCCGACCGTGACATCCCGGGCTTCCGGTTGATCGGCAATCTCATGCCAGACGCGATGCTGCTGCTGGCCAGCATAGGCAATGCCGTTGCGCAGATGATGGAGGCATTGCCAGACGACCCATTCGCTCATGCGGTCCGTCAGGCTGCGATCGACAAAACGGACGATCGGGAGATCCGGCAGTTCATAGGCCGAGAGGATGTGATCGACACCGGCACCGCCGGAGAAGATGGCCGTGAGCCCGGTTGCACGACGGAAAAGGGCCGGATCCGGTTTCCAGACCACGGCGAATTCGGCATCCGATAGGTCTCGGTCCGCATGCGCCGGGTCACCCATGTCGATGACCGGACGATCGGGGAAGGCCGAGCGAAGAGCATTGACGACGCTTTCGCGCGCAAAGCGGAGATCGACGACGACGGGGCGTTTTTCGGACATTGCAGACTCACATTATTGGCGGATGCCGCCGGCTTCGACGGCTTCGAGATTGAAGGCGGCGGCCATCAAGGCGCGGGTGTAGTCGGCCTTGGGGGCGGCGAAGACCTCTGCGGCGGGACCTTTCTCCACCACCTTGCCGCCGCGCATGACGATCAGCTCATTGGCCAGCGCCTTCACGACCTTCAGGTCATGACTGATGAAGAGATAGGCAAGATCGTGTTTGGCCTGAAGATCGCGAAGGAGATCGACCACCTGGGCCTGGACGGTCATGTCGAGGGCGGAGGTGGGTTCATCGAGCATGACGAAACGGGGTTTCAGCACCATGGCGCGGGCGATCGCGATGCGTTGGCGTTGGCCGCCGGAGAATTCATGCGGGTAGCGCCAGCGGGTGGCGGGGTCGAGGCCGACTTCCTCCAGCGCCCATGCAACGCGGCTGTCGCGCTCGTCTGCCGTCAGCTGCTTTTCGTGAACCTTCAGACCTTCCGCGATGATCTCGCCCACGGACATGCGCGGGCTGAGCGAACCGAAGGGGTCCTGAAAGACGATCTGCAGGCGATCGCGCAGCGGCCGCATCTCGCTGTAGGAGAAGGCATCGATGTCCTTGCCGATGAAGCTGATGCGCCCCTTCGAGGAGATAAGGCGTGAAAGGGCAAGACCGAGCGTCGTCTTGCCGGAGCCGGATTCGCCGACCACGCCGAGCGTCTGGCCGGCGCGGAGCGTGAGATCCACGCCATCGACGGCCTTCACGTGATCGACTGTGCGGCGCAGGAAGCCGGCCTTGATCGGGAACCAGACACGGATGTCTTCGCCCTGCATGACAACAGGCTTTGTCTCGTCCAGGACCGGCGGTTCGCCGCGCGGCTCCGAGGCGAGCAGTTTCTTCGTATAGGCATGCTGGGGCCGCTCGAAGATATCCTCGACGGGACCTGCCTCGACGATCTTGCCCTTGGTCATGACGCAGACGCGATCGGCGAACTTCCGAACGATACCGAGGTCATGGGTGATGAACAGCATGGACATGCCGTGCTCGGACTTGAGGCGGCCCAAGAGTTCGAGAATCTGGGCCTGGACTGTGACGTCGAGGGCTGTGGTCGGCTCATCGGCGATGAGAAGCTTCGGCCTGTTGGCAAGTGCCATGGCGATCATCACGCGCTGGCGCTGGCCGCCCGAGAGTTCATGCGGGAAGGCGGTCAGCCGCTTCTCCGGCTCGCGGATGCCAACCTGGTGCAGAAGTTCGAGCACGCGGGCGCGGGCGGATGCGCCTTGCAGTCCCTGGTGAAGCGCGAGGATTTCGCTGATCTGCCGCTCGATCGAGTGAAGCGGATTGAGCGAGGTCATAGGCTCCTGGAAGATCATGGTGATGTCGTTGCCGCGCACCGCGCGGAGCTCGGGCTCGCTGGCGGTCATCAGGTCTCGTCCGTCGAACAGGATCTGACCGGATGGGTGGCTCGCTGCCGGATAGGGCAGGAGCTTCAGCACCGAGGCGGCGGAGACCGATTTGCCGGAGCCGGATTCGCCAACCAAAGCGACGATCTCGCCGCGCTGGATGTCGAACGAGACACGGTCGACCGCCAGGCTCTCGCGGCCACCCTGGTGGAAGGCGACGGAAAGATCGCGCACGAAGAGCAAGGGTTCGGTCATGCGGTGAGGCTTTCGATCAGGGAGGTTAGAGAGCCGGCGTCCAAGCGGAAAACTTCAAACAAGTCAGGCTCTTTCGAGGACGAATTTGTCACAGAGCTGGAGATGCCTTGGTCATCGGTCAAGAAATGCGTGGTGGCGACAGCGAGAGCTGATGCGACATGGATGGCATCTGGCAGTTTCAGGCTGTTCCGGCGCGCCCGCAATTGTGCGGCGGTATCCAGAATGCTGCTCGCTACGGGAACGATCTGCAGCCACGGCAGACCCGAGCCCCAAGCCCTGTAGACTTCAACGAGCCTCATATCGCCATCGCGCAATGGCTTCACCAGCAGTTCCGAGATGGTCAACGCGCTCGTAGACAAGATCGCGCTCGGTCGAGATGATGCCTTGCTGGTCAAGTTTCGCATCAAGTCACGTAGAGGGCCATCACCCTCAACGAGCAAGATCGCAGCATTCGTGTCGAGGTGGATTTGGTGCCGTTGCGGCATCAGTCGTCCCATTCGTCGCGAAGTTCCCGAATACGCGCCACAGCTTCAGCGGCCGTAACGCGGCGGTCGTCCTGGCGACGGTAGGCCTCTACTTTTTTCATGAACTCTTCAAAGCTCGTTTTGGCCGGGCTCGGGGCGTTGCCTTCCATCTCCAGCACGACGCGCACTGTGCCGCCCGCTTCCAACCCCTCTCGGAGGTCGGCAGGCAGATTCTCAACCGGATAATGCTCTCTGACGATCTTGTTCATCGCATCACGCTCCTGATCAGGCCTGCGCCCATCATGCCACAGATGCTGTCTTTTGACGAACCCGCGCTCATCGGAAGGTTTTCCTGGGATCAAACGCATCGCGGACGGCTTCGCCGACGAAAATCAGGAGCGAGAGCATGATCGACATGGTGAAGAAGGCGGTGAGGCCGAGCCAGGGGGCCTGGAGGTTGCGTTTGCCTTGCGCGATCAGTTCACCGAGCGATGGCGAGCCGGGCGGCATGCCGAAGCCGAGGAAGTCGAGCGAGGTGAGCGTGGTGATCGAACCCGAAAGGATGAAAGGCAGGAAGGTCAAGGTGGCCACCATGGCGTTCGGCAGGAGATGGCGGAACATGATCGTCCAATTGCCAACGCCGAGCGCCCGGGCCGCATTCACATATTCGAAATTTCGCGCGCGCAGGAATTCGGCGCGCACGATGCCGACGAAGCCGACCCAGGAGAAAAGCAGCATGATGCCGAGCAGGACGAAGAAGCCGGGCGGCAGGATGGCCGCGATGATCAGCAGGATGTAGAGAACCGGCATGGACGACCAGATCTCGATGAAGCGCTGCATCAGGAGATCGGTCCAGCCGCCGAAATAGCCCTGCACGGCACCAGCCGTGACGCCGATCGCAGCGGAGGCAAGCGTAAGCACCAGGCCAAAGAGGATCGAGATGCGGAAGCCGTAGATCATGCGCGCCATGACGTCGCGGGCCTGATCATCCGTGCCGAGCCAGTTCATGTTGCCGAGCACGCAGTTCGGATCCTCGGCCTTCAGCGGATAGGCGGCGCAGCGGGTCTCCTTGTCCATCAGCCAGAAGGGCGCTGTCGGTGCCGAATGCGGGACCTCGGAATTGACCGTGCGGTAGGAATAGCGGATCGGCGGCCAGACCATCCAGCCATTGGCGTTGATCTCGTCGGATATGAAGGGCGAGCGATAATCGGTGACGGCAAGGAAGCCGCCGAACTTCTCTTCCGGGTAGTCGACGATGACGGGGAAGAGGATTTCGCCCTTGTAGGAGGCGATAACAGGTTTGTCGTTGGCGATGAACTCGGCAAACAGGCTGAGCACGAACAGAACCATGAAGATCCAGAAGGACCAGAAGCCACGGCGGTTCGCCTTGAAGTTCTCAAGCCTTCGGCGGTTCGTTGGGTTCAGCCAGCCCTTTTTCGGCGGGGCAATGATGGTGGTTTCGACGGCGGACATCAGACATCCCTCCGGTCGAAATCGATGCGCGGATCGATCCAGGTGTAGATCAGGTCGGAAATCAGGCCGATCACGAGGCCCATCAGCGAGAAGATGTAGAGCGTGGCAAAGACGATCGGATAGTCGCGGTTGACAATCGCGAGATAGCCGAGGCGGCCGAGGCCATCGAGCGAGAAGATGTTTTCGATCAGCAGCGAGCCGGTGAAGAAGGCGGAGATGAAGGCACCCGGCAGGCCGGCGATGACGATCAGCATGGCGTTGCGAAAGACATGGCCATAGAGCACCTGGCGCTCGCCAAGGCCCTTTGCCCGGGCCGTGACGACATATTGCTTCTTGATCTCGTCGATGAAGGAGTTCTTCGTCAGCAGCGTGGTCGTAGCAAAGGCCGAGAGCAGGAGTGCTGTGAGCGGCAGAGCGAGATGCCAGAAGTAGTCGAGGATCTTCTGCCACCAGGAGAGTTGGTCGAAATTGTCGGAGGTGAGGCCGCGGAGCGGGAACCAGTCGAAGAAGGATCCGCCGGCGAAAAGCACGATCAGAAGGATGCCGAAGAGGAAGCCGGGAACGGCGTAGCCGACGACGATGATGCCTGATGTCCAGACATCGAAGCGGGAGCCGTCGGCGACCGCCTTGCGGATGCCGAGCGGGATCGAAATCGCGTAGGAGATCAACAGCACCCAGAGGCCAAGTGAGATGGATACCGGCAGCTTCTCGATGATCAGGTCGATGACGGAAGTGTTGCGGAAGAAACTCTCGCCGAAATCGAAGCGGATGTAGTTCCACATCATCTCGAGAAAGCGCTCGAGCGGCGGTTTGTCGAAACCGAATTGCTTTTCGAGCTTGGCGATCAGTTCCGGATCGAGGCCCTGGGCGCCGCGATAGCGGGAGCCCCCCTCCTCTGCACCGGCGGACTGGCCCAGCATGTCCCCACCGCCTGACAGGCGCGCATCCGCGCCATCAGCCTGGCCGCTGAGCTGTGCAATGACCTGCTCGACGGGGCCGCCAGGGGCGAACTGGATAACGATGAAGGAGATGCCCATGATACCGATCATTGTGGGTATCATCAGCAGCAGACGCCGGAGAATATAAGCGGTCATGCGCGGCGCCCCCGTTCAGGATCACATCTGCCCACGATGTCCAGGCTCGTTTGGTCAGCCAATATCAGCCGCTCCGTTTTCCAGCGATTCGTTCCCTCCATTCCTAGAGTCTCACACAAGAGGCGCAAGCCCCGAGCCGGAATCACGGAGCCTTGGCCCACCAGATCGAGGGGAAGCCGGTGCTGTAGGTCGGGAGCTCGGCGGGGTGCTCAAACTTGTCCCAGAAGGCGTAGCGTGCCGTTCCGCCGTAATAGAGCGGAATGACGTAGTCATGGGCTAGCAGCACACGGTCCATGGCCTTGGTTGCGGCGACCTGCTCCGCGCGGTCGGCCGGGAAGATGATCTTCTCGATCAGGGCGTCCACAGCCGGATCGGCAATGCCGGCATAATTCTGCGAGCCTTCACGATTGACGGATGTCGACCCCCAGTAGTCGCGCTGCTCGTTGCCGGGGTTGAGCGTCTGAGCCCATACGGTCCAGGTCATGTCGTAATCGAAGCTTCGAGTTCGATTGGTATATTGCGAGGGATCGACCGTGCGGACCGACATTTCCACCCCAATCTTGCGCAATTGCTGTTGGTAGGGGACCGCGACCACCTCAAGCTGGGGGCTGGACAACAGGAGCTCGAAGCGGAAGGGCTGGCCGGTCTGCGCGTTGACCATGGCATTGCCACGAAGTTCATAGCCTGCCTGTTTGAAGAGCTCGACGGCCTTGCGCAAATTGTCGCGAGACGCCTGCGGTGAACCGCCGACGGGGTTCGTGTAGGGCGTATCGAAGACCGAAGCGGGAACCTTGTCCTTAAGAGCGGTCAGCAGTTCGAGTTCCTGGCCTTGAGGCAGCCCGCTGGAAGCAAGTTCGGTTCCGTTGAAAAAGCTGCTGACGCGGAAATAGGCATTGTAAAAGACGGTGCGGTTCAATTCCTCGAAGTCGAGCGCGTAGTTGAGCGCCTTGCGGACCCGCTGGTCCTTGAACATCTCGCGCCGCATGTTCGGCACCAGCGCCTGCATCACGCCCGTTGCACGGAAGGGATTTTCATATTCCTCCTTCTTGACGCGGCCATCCTGTGCGGCCGGAAAATCGAAGCCAGTCGCCCAGCGCGCGGCCCGCGTCTCCTGCCAGAAGTCTGTGTTGCCGGAACGGAAGGCCTCGAACTCGACGTCTCGATCGCCGAACATCGTGTAAGTGATGTTCTTGAAGTTGTTGTAGCCCAGATTGACGTTGAGATCCTTGCCCCAGTAGTCGTCCCGCAATTCGTAGCGGATGGTCGAGCCAGCCGTGAACTCGGCGATCTTGTAGGGCCCCGACCCCATCACCGGCTCCAGCGTGGTCCGTCCAATATCCCGAGACTGTCCATCAGCCCCGCTTGCCTCCCACCAGTGCTTCGGGACAACCGGGAACTGGCCAAGGATCATCGGCAGTTCCCGGTTGTTCTTCTGGTCAAAGCGGAATGTGACGTCACGATCGCCCGTCTTCTCAGCTGCAACCACATGGCTGTAATAGCTCATGTAGAGCGGGTTCAATTCCTTGAGCTTCTCAAAGCTGAAAATGACGTCTTCCGGCTTGACGGGCTCACCGTCAGCGAAGCGGGCCTCGGCGCGGAGACGGAAGGTTGCGCTCGATATGTCTTTGGGGAATGAGACGCCTTCTGCGAGCAACCCGTAGCCGGTGGAAATCTCGTCACTCGTGTCTTTCAGAAGCGTATCGAAGACGTTGATCAGGCCGGGTGCTGCTTCGCCCCTGTCGAGCACCGGGTTGAAGCTGTCGAAGGTTCCGGTCGACGACATGCGCAAGGTGCCGCCCTTCGGCGCTTGCGGATTGACGTAATCGAAATTGGCAAAGCCGGGCGCATATTTGAGCTCGCCCAGAAGCGAGACGCCATGGCGGAACGGCTCTGCATTTTCCTGCGCCATCGCATGAGACGGCGCAAACGCCAAGACTGCCATAAAGCCCCAGATTGCGAAGCTCGACTTGTTGCGATCCATCCGCCTATTTCCCCGTATCTGCTTTTGTTGCGAAGCAGGATAGGGCAAAACCAGGCAAAAAACAGGGGACTGACAGAGATGTGAGCGCCGGGCCTTCCGCAGATTCACCCCAATTCCGTTTCAGGCTAGACTGACCTGTGATTCACCCGGCCATC
Encoded here:
- a CDS encoding ABC transporter ATP-binding protein, yielding MTEPLLFVRDLSVAFHQGGRESLAVDRVSFDIQRGEIVALVGESGSGKSVSAASVLKLLPYPAASHPSGQILFDGRDLMTASEPELRAVRGNDITMIFQEPMTSLNPLHSIERQISEILALHQGLQGASARARVLELLHQVGIREPEKRLTAFPHELSGGQRQRVMIAMALANRPKLLIADEPTTALDVTVQAQILELLGRLKSEHGMSMLFITHDLGIVRKFADRVCVMTKGKIVEAGPVEDIFERPQHAYTKKLLASEPRGEPPVLDETKPVVMQGEDIRVWFPIKAGFLRRTVDHVKAVDGVDLTLRAGQTLGVVGESGSGKTTLGLALSRLISSKGRISFIGKDIDAFSYSEMRPLRDRLQIVFQDPFGSLSPRMSVGEIIAEGLKVHEKQLTADERDSRVAWALEEVGLDPATRWRYPHEFSGGQRQRIAIARAMVLKPRFVMLDEPTSALDMTVQAQVVDLLRDLQAKHDLAYLFISHDLKVVKALANELIVMRGGKVVEKGPAAEVFAAPKADYTRALMAAAFNLEAVEAGGIRQ
- a CDS encoding type II toxin-antitoxin system VapC family toxin: MGRLMPQRHQIHLDTNAAILLVEGDGPLRDLMRNLTSKASSRPSAILSTSALTISELLVKPLRDGDMRLVEVYRAWGSGLPWLQIVPVASSILDTAAQLRARRNSLKLPDAIHVASALAVATTHFLTDDQGISSSVTNSSSKEPDLFEVFRLDAGSLTSLIESLTA
- a CDS encoding 2-hydroxyacid dehydrogenase, whose amino-acid sequence is MSEKRPVVVDLRFARESVVNALRSAFPDRPVIDMGDPAHADRDLSDAEFAVVWKPDPALFRRATGLTAIFSGGAGVDHILSAYELPDLPIVRFVDRSLTDRMSEWVVWQCLHHLRNGIAYAGQQQHRVWHEIADQPEARDVTVGVMGLGVLGADAVHKLKIIGFNVIGWSRREKEIDGVETFDANGLDAFLGRTDILVGLLPLTDDTRGIYDRALFSKLRRSGPLGGPIFLNAGRGGSQKEAELVECLKDGTLKAASLDVFEKEPLDSDSPLWSMPNVIVTPHAAAASDVRALFRHVEAQIGLFEAGKPLEFVVDRTAGY
- a CDS encoding microcin C ABC transporter permease YejB, translating into MTAYILRRLLLMIPTMIGIMGISFIVIQFAPGGPVEQVIAQLSGQADGADARLSGGGDMLGQSAGAEEGGSRYRGAQGLDPELIAKLEKQFGFDKPPLERFLEMMWNYIRFDFGESFFRNTSVIDLIIEKLPVSISLGLWVLLISYAISIPLGIRKAVADGSRFDVWTSGIIVVGYAVPGFLFGILLIVLFAGGSFFDWFPLRGLTSDNFDQLSWWQKILDYFWHLALPLTALLLSAFATTTLLTKNSFIDEIKKQYVVTARAKGLGERQVLYGHVFRNAMLIVIAGLPGAFISAFFTGSLLIENIFSLDGLGRLGYLAIVNRDYPIVFATLYIFSLMGLVIGLISDLIYTWIDPRIDFDRRDV
- a CDS encoding ABC transporter permease, which translates into the protein MSAVETTIIAPPKKGWLNPTNRRRLENFKANRRGFWSFWIFMVLFVLSLFAEFIANDKPVIASYKGEILFPVIVDYPEEKFGGFLAVTDYRSPFISDEINANGWMVWPPIRYSYRTVNSEVPHSAPTAPFWLMDKETRCAAYPLKAEDPNCVLGNMNWLGTDDQARDVMARMIYGFRISILFGLVLTLASAAIGVTAGAVQGYFGGWTDLLMQRFIEIWSSMPVLYILLIIAAILPPGFFVLLGIMLLFSWVGFVGIVRAEFLRARNFEYVNAARALGVGNWTIMFRHLLPNAMVATLTFLPFILSGSITTLTSLDFLGFGMPPGSPSLGELIAQGKRNLQAPWLGLTAFFTMSIMLSLLIFVGEAVRDAFDPRKTFR
- a CDS encoding extracellular solute-binding protein, which encodes MDRNKSSFAIWGFMAVLAFAPSHAMAQENAEPFRHGVSLLGELKYAPGFANFDYVNPQAPKGGTLRMSSTGTFDSFNPVLDRGEAAPGLINVFDTLLKDTSDEISTGYGLLAEGVSFPKDISSATFRLRAEARFADGEPVKPEDVIFSFEKLKELNPLYMSYYSHVVAAEKTGDRDVTFRFDQKNNRELPMILGQFPVVPKHWWEASGADGQSRDIGRTTLEPVMGSGPYKIAEFTAGSTIRYELRDDYWGKDLNVNLGYNNFKNITYTMFGDRDVEFEAFRSGNTDFWQETRAARWATGFDFPAAQDGRVKKEEYENPFRATGVMQALVPNMRREMFKDQRVRKALNYALDFEELNRTVFYNAYFRVSSFFNGTELASSGLPQGQELELLTALKDKVPASVFDTPYTNPVGGSPQASRDNLRKAVELFKQAGYELRGNAMVNAQTGQPFRFELLLSSPQLEVVAVPYQQQLRKIGVEMSVRTVDPSQYTNRTRSFDYDMTWTVWAQTLNPGNEQRDYWGSTSVNREGSQNYAGIADPAVDALIEKIIFPADRAEQVAATKAMDRVLLAHDYVIPLYYGGTARYAFWDKFEHPAELPTYSTGFPSIWWAKAP
- the pncB gene encoding nicotinate phosphoribosyltransferase, with product MTKTDIATRVYNHAWKLDPIIRSLIDTDFYKLLMLQMIWKLYPQVNATFTLINRTTSVRLADEIDEQELRDQLDHVRSLRLTKKEMIWLAGNTFYGRAQIFEPEFLAWLGNLQLPEYELSKRDGQYELTFHGSWMETTLWEIPALAIINELRSRAAMRSLGYFTLDVLYARAKAKMWSKVERLGELPGLRISDFGTRRRHSFLWQRWCVEALKEGIGPAFTGTSNVLLAMDSDLEAVGTNAHELPMVVAALAKTDEQLAAAPYQVLKDWNRLYGGNLLIVLPDAYGTTSFLQHAPEWVADWTGFRPDSAPPIEGGEKIIEWWKKMGRDPRKKLLIFSDGLDVDAIIDTYRHFAGRVRMSFGWGTNLTNDFAGCAPVEIAGLKPISIVCKVSEANGRPAVKLSDNPRKATGDPQEVERYLRFFGSQDRVEQAVLV